In Pedobacter sp. W3I1, one DNA window encodes the following:
- a CDS encoding glycoside hydrolase family 130 protein, with translation MNRIVLRLFLLVFFLPLAFTTNAQSQFPEWALGPFIRPENVNPIISPKTESLFFDPMSNQKIAWEAGDVFNPAAVVSKNKVYVLYRGEDRSGVGIGKRTSRIGIAESIDGIKMKRNPEPVLYPNEDSQKAYEWPGGCEDPRIAVTAEGLYVMMYTQWNRNIFRLAVATSKDLKHWTKYGAAFSKAYRGKFQDLKCKSGSIVTRVENGKQVIAKINGKYMMYWGERFMNIATSVDLINWEPTLNTKGDLDLILEPRKNYFDSDLTECGPPAIVTDKGILVLYNGKNRGDAERDTNYVANTYSAGQVLFDLKNPSKVIARLDQPFFVPTAPFEKSGQYPSGTVFIEGLVYFKKKWFLYYGCADSRVAVAIYDPAAKK, from the coding sequence ATGAACAGAATCGTCTTACGCTTATTTCTTCTTGTATTTTTTCTTCCACTGGCCTTTACAACAAATGCCCAGAGTCAATTTCCCGAATGGGCACTAGGGCCGTTTATACGACCCGAAAATGTTAATCCCATTATTTCTCCAAAAACCGAAAGTCTTTTCTTCGACCCGATGAGTAACCAAAAGATTGCCTGGGAAGCCGGCGATGTTTTTAATCCTGCTGCTGTGGTAAGCAAAAATAAAGTATACGTACTTTATCGCGGAGAAGACCGATCAGGCGTTGGTATTGGCAAGCGTACCTCAAGAATAGGCATTGCCGAAAGTATTGATGGCATTAAAATGAAACGGAATCCAGAGCCTGTGCTCTATCCTAATGAAGACAGTCAGAAAGCATACGAATGGCCGGGTGGTTGCGAAGACCCACGCATTGCAGTTACCGCAGAGGGTTTATACGTGATGATGTATACCCAATGGAACCGAAATATATTTCGTTTGGCTGTAGCCACTTCCAAAGATTTGAAACACTGGACCAAATACGGTGCTGCGTTTAGTAAGGCCTATAGGGGTAAATTTCAGGATCTCAAATGCAAATCTGGTTCTATTGTAACCAGGGTAGAAAATGGTAAACAGGTAATTGCCAAAATAAACGGCAAGTATATGATGTACTGGGGCGAACGTTTCATGAATATTGCAACCTCGGTCGATCTTATCAACTGGGAGCCCACTTTAAATACAAAAGGTGATTTAGACTTAATTTTGGAACCCCGAAAAAATTATTTCGATAGCGACCTGACCGAATGTGGTCCGCCGGCAATTGTTACCGATAAAGGTATTTTAGTTTTATACAATGGTAAAAACAGGGGTGATGCCGAAAGGGATACCAATTATGTGGCCAATACCTATTCGGCCGGGCAAGTATTATTCGATCTGAAAAATCCTTCAAAAGTGATAGCGCGACTTGATCAACCTTTTTTCGTGCCTACTGCACCTTTCGAAAAAAGCGGACAATACCCGTCAGGCACGGTTTTTATAGAAGGGCTGGTTTATTTCAAAAAGAAATGGTTTTTATACTATGGCTGTGCCGATAGCAGGGTGGCAGTAGCGATTTATGATCCCGCTGCTAAAAAATAA
- a CDS encoding nucleoside deaminase, with protein sequence MSFYNFENTDPEEEDIHYMKLALEEAKKALADDEIPIGAIVVSKNRIIGRGYNLTERFNDVTAHAEMQAFTSAAQTIGGKYLRDCTLYVTIEPCVMCAGASYWTQIGRIVYGAREEKRGFISKNANLLHPKTILKGGVMAEECAVLMKDFFAKKR encoded by the coding sequence ATGAGTTTTTACAATTTCGAAAATACCGATCCTGAAGAAGAAGATATCCATTATATGAAATTGGCTTTGGAAGAAGCAAAAAAAGCTTTGGCTGATGATGAGATTCCAATCGGCGCTATAGTGGTAAGCAAGAACAGGATTATTGGGCGTGGCTATAATTTAACCGAGCGCTTTAACGATGTTACTGCTCATGCAGAAATGCAGGCTTTTACCTCTGCTGCGCAAACCATTGGCGGGAAATATTTAAGAGATTGTACCTTATATGTAACCATCGAACCTTGTGTAATGTGTGCCGGTGCAAGTTATTGGACACAGATTGGCCGGATTGTTTATGGTGCCAGAGAAGAAAAAAGAGGCTTTATCTCCAAAAATGCGAATCTGCTCCATCCTAAAACGATATTAAAAGGTGGGGTAATGGCAGAGGAGTGCGCTGTGCTGATGAAAGATTTTTTTGCAAAGAAACGGTAG
- the xylA gene encoding xylose isomerase: MTKVVTGATEFFKGIEQIKFEGLESDNPLAFRWYDANKIVAGKTMNEHFKFACAYWHSFNGNGADPFGGATHIFPWDEKKDAVERAKDKMDAAFEFITKMQIPYYCFHDVDVVDYGNDIAENERRLQALVEYAKQKQADSGVKLLWGTANLFSHKRYMNGASTNPDFHVLAHGAAQVKAALDATIALGGENYVFWGGREGYMSLLNTNMKREQEHLAKFLHAAKDYARKQGFKGTFFIEPKPCEPSKHQYDYDAATVKGFLQQYDLLADFKLNLEVNHATLAGHTFQHELQVAVDNGLLGSIDANRGDYQNGWDTDQFPNDINELTETMLIILEGGGLQGGGVNFDAKIRRNSTDPKDLFYAHVGGMDIFARALITADAILQKSDYKKVRADRYASFDSGKGAEFEQGKLSLEDLRNYAAENGEPEVRSGKQEYLENLINRYI; the protein is encoded by the coding sequence ATGACAAAAGTAGTAACAGGAGCAACAGAATTTTTCAAAGGTATTGAGCAGATCAAGTTTGAAGGTCTGGAAAGCGATAATCCATTAGCATTTAGATGGTATGATGCCAACAAAATAGTAGCGGGCAAAACCATGAACGAGCATTTTAAGTTTGCTTGTGCTTACTGGCATTCATTCAATGGCAATGGTGCCGATCCGTTTGGAGGCGCAACGCACATTTTCCCTTGGGATGAAAAAAAAGATGCAGTAGAAAGGGCAAAAGATAAAATGGACGCTGCTTTTGAGTTTATTACCAAAATGCAGATCCCTTATTATTGTTTCCATGATGTGGATGTGGTAGATTATGGCAACGATATTGCCGAAAACGAACGCAGATTACAAGCCCTTGTGGAATATGCCAAGCAAAAACAAGCAGATAGCGGCGTAAAACTGTTGTGGGGAACAGCAAATTTATTTAGCCATAAGCGCTACATGAATGGTGCATCTACCAATCCTGATTTTCATGTGCTGGCACACGGAGCTGCACAGGTTAAAGCTGCTTTGGATGCTACCATTGCCCTTGGTGGCGAAAATTATGTTTTCTGGGGAGGAAGAGAAGGCTATATGAGCTTATTGAATACCAACATGAAACGTGAGCAGGAACATTTGGCAAAATTCTTACATGCCGCTAAAGATTATGCACGCAAACAGGGTTTCAAGGGAACATTCTTCATTGAACCGAAACCATGCGAACCCTCTAAACACCAATATGATTACGATGCCGCAACAGTAAAAGGCTTTTTACAACAATACGATCTATTGGCCGATTTCAAATTAAACTTAGAAGTTAACCACGCTACTTTGGCCGGTCATACTTTCCAGCATGAATTACAGGTTGCCGTAGATAATGGCTTACTAGGATCTATCGACGCTAACCGTGGCGATTATCAAAATGGCTGGGATACCGATCAGTTCCCGAACGATATTAACGAACTAACAGAAACCATGTTAATCATTTTAGAAGGTGGTGGTTTGCAAGGTGGGGGTGTAAACTTCGATGCGAAGATTCGTCGAAACTCTACTGATCCAAAAGATTTATTTTATGCACACGTAGGTGGCATGGATATCTTCGCAAGGGCATTAATCACTGCAGATGCCATTCTTCAAAAATCTGATTACAAAAAAGTAAGGGCCGATCGTTATGCTTCATTTGATAGTGGAAAGGGTGCCGAATTTGAACAAGGCAAACTAAGTTTAGAAGATTTAAGGAATTACGCTGCAGAAAACGGCGAACCAGAGGTACGTAGCGGAAAGCAAGAATACCTGGAAAACTTAATCAACAGGTATATTTAA
- a CDS encoding sodium/sugar symporter, translating to MKNNLLDTKDYIVFAIYFVIVAAYGLYIYNKKKSASTGSKDYFLAEGSLTWWAIGASLIASNISAEQFIGMSGSGFKMGLAIATYEWMAALTLVIVAVFFIPVYLKNKIATMPQFLHQRYNGTVAMIMAVFWLLLYVVVNLTSILYLGALAVSSISGFDLTFCMYAIAAFAIVITLGGMKVIGYTDVIQVFFLILGGLATTYLALNLVSTHYGTSGIFEGYSLMTSKASEHFHMILKPENENYIDLPGLSVLVGGMWIVNLNYWGCNQYITQRALGADLKTARGGILFAAFLKLLMPIIVVLPGIAAYVLYKDGAFQSEMLQDGSVNPDRAYPVLLNLLPAGLKGLSFAALTAAVVASLAGKANSIATIFTLDIYKKVLKTDASEKNLVFTGKIAVVVAMVLGVIIAPYLGIDKKGGFQYIQEYTGFVSPGIFAMFILGFFWKRATSNAALFATIGGFGLSLLLKVLPTWTDLSWLSTMGFSVKNGVGIYEIPFLDRMGIVFVFCIIGMVIISLFENKNGVNPKGLEIDSKMFKTTTGFAVGSLIIIGLLVALYSVYW from the coding sequence ATGAAAAACAATTTATTGGACACGAAAGATTACATTGTATTTGCAATCTACTTCGTTATTGTGGCTGCTTACGGTCTGTACATCTACAATAAGAAAAAATCCGCATCCACAGGCTCAAAAGATTATTTCCTGGCTGAAGGTTCACTTACATGGTGGGCAATCGGTGCATCTTTAATTGCATCGAATATTTCTGCAGAGCAGTTTATCGGCATGAGCGGATCGGGCTTTAAGATGGGACTGGCCATTGCGACCTACGAATGGATGGCTGCCCTTACCCTGGTTATTGTTGCTGTTTTCTTTATTCCGGTTTACCTGAAAAACAAAATTGCTACAATGCCTCAGTTCTTGCACCAACGCTACAACGGAACCGTAGCCATGATTATGGCTGTATTCTGGTTATTGCTATACGTAGTGGTAAACTTAACTTCAATCCTTTATTTAGGTGCTTTAGCGGTTAGCAGTATCTCTGGATTCGATTTAACCTTCTGTATGTATGCCATTGCTGCTTTTGCCATTGTAATTACACTGGGTGGAATGAAAGTAATTGGTTATACCGATGTTATCCAGGTATTTTTCTTAATTCTGGGTGGTTTGGCCACAACATACCTGGCATTAAACCTGGTTTCTACTCATTACGGCACCTCAGGTATTTTTGAAGGATATAGCCTGATGACTTCAAAAGCATCAGAACATTTCCACATGATCTTAAAACCTGAAAACGAAAATTATATCGATTTGCCGGGATTAAGCGTACTAGTGGGTGGTATGTGGATTGTAAACCTGAACTATTGGGGCTGTAATCAATACATCACGCAACGCGCCTTGGGTGCAGATTTAAAAACCGCCCGTGGTGGTATTTTATTTGCTGCATTTTTAAAATTATTAATGCCGATTATTGTGGTATTACCAGGTATTGCGGCTTATGTATTGTATAAAGATGGGGCTTTCCAATCGGAGATGTTGCAGGATGGATCTGTTAATCCAGACCGTGCCTACCCGGTACTGTTAAACTTATTACCTGCAGGCTTAAAAGGTTTATCGTTTGCCGCATTAACAGCAGCGGTTGTAGCCTCATTAGCTGGTAAAGCAAACAGTATTGCAACCATTTTTACATTAGATATTTATAAAAAAGTATTAAAAACCGATGCTTCTGAAAAGAACCTCGTTTTTACAGGCAAAATTGCCGTAGTTGTAGCCATGGTATTGGGCGTTATTATTGCACCATACTTAGGTATCGACAAAAAAGGTGGTTTCCAATATATTCAAGAGTATACCGGTTTTGTATCTCCGGGTATATTTGCGATGTTCATTCTTGGTTTCTTCTGGAAAAGAGCAACCTCAAATGCAGCACTTTTTGCAACAATTGGTGGTTTCGGATTATCTTTATTGTTAAAGGTTCTTCCTACATGGACCGATCTTTCCTGGTTATCAACAATGGGCTTCTCGGTTAAAAACGGAGTAGGCATTTACGAAATCCCTTTCTTAGATAGAATGGGGATTGTATTCGTATTCTGTATTATCGGTATGGTAATTATCAGTTTGTTCGAAAACAAAAATGGTGTTAATCCAAAAGGTCTGGAAATCGATTCGAAAATGTTCAAAACCACAACAGGCTTTGCTGTTGGTTCATTGATTATTATCGGCTTATTGGTAGCCCTTTACAGTGTATACTGGTAG
- a CDS encoding tRNA-binding protein: MEEITWNDFEKVELRVGTILEAFDFPEARRPAYKVKVDFGEFGIKMSSAQITKHYTLEELPGKQIVGVINFPKKQIGKFMSEFLVTGFADENGDIVLTAVESKVPNGSKLV; encoded by the coding sequence ATGGAAGAGATTACCTGGAATGATTTCGAAAAGGTAGAATTAAGGGTAGGAACCATTTTAGAGGCTTTCGATTTTCCTGAAGCCCGAAGACCAGCCTATAAAGTAAAGGTAGACTTTGGCGAATTCGGCATTAAAATGAGTAGCGCGCAAATTACCAAACATTATACTTTGGAAGAATTACCTGGAAAACAGATTGTTGGGGTGATTAACTTCCCTAAAAAACAGATCGGAAAATTTATGTCCGAATTTTTAGTTACCGGTTTTGCCGATGAAAATGGCGATATCGTATTAACTGCAGTGGAAAGTAAAGTGCCGAATGGGAGTAAACTAGTTTAA
- a CDS encoding xylulokinase, whose protein sequence is MYLLGIDLGTSSIKVAVVDATTQKNVATAQYPEEETAIKSLQSGWAEQSPDDWWQNVQQAILKLNLIGLFDPKEIKAIGIAYQMHGLVVVDKNQEALRDSIIWCDSRAVELGNSAFDAIGSEKSLKHLLNSPGNFTASKLAWVKANEPDIYSQIDKIMLPGDFIAMKLTGEITTSISALSEGIFWDFENHEISKDVMDYYGINNNLIPTVKPLFSEHGYLKADIAHSLGLPTGIPVAYKSGDQPNNALSLNVLKPGEVAATAGTSGVIYGVSDGLTYDKQSRVNTFAHVTYSEEKKHTGVLLCINGTGSMYRWAKHNFAPQSTYAELNNLASKAPIGSNGLKVLPFGNGAERMLNNKYTGAQLLGIDLNLHNQSDIFRAVQEGIAFSFRYGLDIMRENGMKPKVIRAGRANLFLSDVFAQTFVDVTGIPVELYENDGSVGAALGAGIGAGIFKSAEEAFSNHEVIKTLIPQHSAVYEAIYQDWKEILEKKLAIG, encoded by the coding sequence ATGTATTTATTAGGGATTGATTTAGGTACCTCATCTATAAAAGTTGCAGTTGTTGATGCAACTACACAGAAAAATGTAGCAACCGCTCAGTATCCAGAGGAGGAAACAGCTATCAAATCTCTACAGTCGGGCTGGGCAGAACAATCACCTGATGATTGGTGGCAAAATGTTCAGCAGGCAATCCTCAAATTAAATTTGATAGGCTTATTTGATCCGAAAGAAATTAAAGCCATTGGTATTGCCTACCAAATGCATGGGTTGGTTGTTGTAGATAAAAACCAGGAGGCACTGCGCGATAGTATTATTTGGTGCGATAGCAGAGCGGTAGAACTAGGCAATAGTGCTTTTGATGCGATAGGAAGTGAAAAATCGTTAAAACATTTATTAAACTCCCCCGGAAACTTTACAGCATCAAAACTGGCCTGGGTAAAAGCAAACGAGCCAGACATCTATAGCCAAATTGATAAAATAATGCTACCGGGCGATTTTATCGCAATGAAATTAACCGGAGAAATTACAACAAGTATTTCTGCATTATCTGAAGGCATTTTTTGGGATTTTGAAAATCACGAAATCTCTAAAGATGTAATGGATTATTACGGCATTAACAATAATCTTATTCCAACCGTGAAACCTTTATTTTCGGAACACGGTTATTTAAAAGCCGATATTGCCCATTCTTTGGGCCTACCAACTGGTATTCCGGTTGCCTATAAATCTGGCGATCAGCCCAACAACGCACTTTCGCTAAATGTATTAAAACCCGGGGAAGTTGCCGCTACAGCCGGAACATCGGGGGTGATTTATGGCGTAAGCGATGGGCTTACTTACGATAAACAATCGAGAGTAAATACCTTTGCGCACGTAACCTATTCGGAAGAGAAAAAACACACCGGGGTTTTACTTTGTATCAATGGCACCGGTAGCATGTACCGTTGGGCAAAACATAATTTCGCACCACAGTCTACCTATGCTGAACTGAATAACCTGGCATCAAAAGCACCAATAGGCAGCAATGGCTTAAAAGTGCTTCCATTTGGAAATGGTGCCGAACGGATGTTAAACAACAAATATACCGGAGCCCAGTTGTTAGGCATCGATTTAAACCTTCACAATCAATCAGATATTTTCAGGGCAGTACAAGAGGGTATTGCCTTTTCTTTCCGCTATGGACTGGATATTATGCGGGAAAATGGCATGAAACCTAAAGTAATCCGGGCTGGGAGGGCCAACCTCTTTTTAAGTGATGTATTTGCACAAACTTTTGTAGATGTTACGGGCATACCTGTAGAACTTTACGAAAACGACGGTAGCGTAGGCGCAGCCTTAGGTGCGGGTATAGGTGCTGGAATTTTTAAAAGCGCAGAAGAAGCTTTTAGCAACCACGAAGTAATTAAGACTTTAATACCACAACATTCAGCTGTATATGAAGCAATCTATCAGGATTGGAAAGAAATATTAGAAAAAAAATTAGCAATTGGTTAA
- a CDS encoding MBL fold metallo-hydrolase, translating to MITIKTFTFNAYSENTYVLYDETKECVIIDPGTYEGFEQNELAAFIKYEGLKPVLLLNTHCHLDHVFGNKFVFESYGLKPQFHQGELPILNAVPGYAPSMGFTRYEVSPLPDTFLPETGTISFGNSTLTLIFAPGHSPAHLCFYSAADHILIGGDVLFYGSIGRTDLPGGNHQQLIQNISDKLFVLPDETKVYPGHGPATSIGFEKQHNPFF from the coding sequence ATGATTACAATAAAGACCTTCACTTTTAATGCTTACAGCGAAAATACCTATGTGCTTTACGATGAAACCAAAGAATGTGTCATTATCGATCCGGGTACGTACGAGGGTTTTGAGCAAAATGAATTGGCGGCTTTCATCAAATATGAAGGCTTAAAGCCTGTTTTATTGCTCAATACACATTGTCATCTCGATCATGTTTTCGGTAATAAATTTGTGTTCGAAAGCTATGGCTTAAAACCACAGTTTCATCAGGGCGAATTACCAATTTTAAATGCGGTTCCCGGTTATGCGCCATCAATGGGCTTTACCCGTTATGAGGTATCCCCCTTGCCAGATACCTTTTTGCCCGAAACAGGAACTATTTCTTTTGGCAATAGCACGCTTACCTTAATTTTTGCTCCCGGGCATTCGCCAGCGCACCTTTGTTTTTACAGTGCAGCCGATCATATTTTAATAGGTGGCGATGTGCTTTTTTATGGTAGTATTGGCCGTACCGATCTGCCAGGAGGTAATCATCAGCAATTAATCCAAAACATTTCCGATAAACTTTTTGTCTTACCTGATGAAACCAAAGTTTATCCTGGCCATGGACCAGCCACGAGCATTGGTTTTGAAAAACAACATAACCCGTTTTTTTAG
- a CDS encoding superoxide dismutase has protein sequence MAFELPALHYATDALEPHIDKTTMEIHHDKHHQAYVTNLNKALEGKPEATSSIEEIVKNISKFPAAVRNNGGGHYNHSLFWNILGPNKGGEPTGDLAKAINETFGSFADLKTKLQEAGATRFGSGWAWLSVGADKKLQVSSTPNQDNPLMDVAEVKGTPILGIDVWEHAYYLKYQNKRPDYLAAIWNVINWDAVAELYKKAL, from the coding sequence ATGGCTTTTGAATTACCTGCGTTACACTACGCAACCGATGCATTAGAACCGCATATTGATAAAACTACCATGGAAATCCACCATGATAAACACCATCAAGCTTACGTTACCAACCTAAACAAAGCTTTAGAAGGTAAGCCAGAAGCGACTTCGAGCATCGAGGAAATTGTAAAAAACATTTCAAAATTCCCTGCTGCTGTTAGAAACAATGGTGGTGGCCATTATAATCACTCTTTATTCTGGAACATTTTAGGTCCAAATAAAGGTGGTGAGCCAACTGGCGATTTAGCTAAAGCAATTAACGAAACTTTTGGTTCGTTTGCTGATCTTAAAACTAAATTACAAGAAGCTGGTGCTACCCGTTTTGGTTCTGGCTGGGCCTGGTTATCTGTCGGTGCTGATAAAAAACTTCAGGTTTCTTCTACGCCAAACCAGGATAACCCTTTAATGGATGTTGCTGAAGTAAAAGGAACACCAATTTTAGGTATCGATGTTTGGGAGCACGCTTATTACTTAAAATACCAAAACAAACGCCCTGATTATTTAGCGGCAATTTGGAATGTAATTAACTGGGATGCAGTTGCTGAGCTTTACAAAAAAGCTTTATAA
- a CDS encoding hydrogen peroxide-inducible genes activator, whose product MTLVQLEYIVAVDTYRSFVTAADKCFVTQPTLSMQVQKLEELISVKIFDRSKQPVSPTEIGAQIIAQARIILQESGKIKELISSQQQDVLGELRIGVIPTVAPYLLPEVISAMLEKYPELKLLIWEYTTEDIIHHLKTGVLDCGILATPLTDPNITEMPLYYENFVSYISKNSKLYKKKAVAAEDLNDENIWLLNEGHCMRNQVLNICRSTKNNRLQGLEYNTGSVETLVRMVDLNGGATLLPELAIAELNAKQTSKIRHFKSPEPVREISLVTHKNFIKKRMLNALKDEILEIIPKAMKQKKKKDIVGI is encoded by the coding sequence ATGACTTTAGTTCAGCTAGAATATATCGTTGCCGTAGATACTTACAGAAGTTTTGTTACTGCTGCAGATAAATGTTTTGTAACGCAGCCTACCCTCAGCATGCAGGTGCAAAAACTGGAGGAACTGATTAGCGTTAAAATTTTCGACAGGAGCAAACAGCCTGTAAGCCCAACTGAAATTGGTGCCCAGATTATTGCTCAGGCAAGAATTATTTTACAGGAAAGCGGAAAAATAAAAGAACTGATCAGCAGCCAGCAGCAAGATGTTTTAGGCGAGTTAAGAATAGGTGTAATCCCAACTGTTGCGCCTTATTTACTACCCGAAGTAATTTCGGCCATGCTCGAGAAATATCCTGAATTAAAACTTTTAATCTGGGAATATACTACCGAAGATATTATTCACCACCTAAAAACAGGTGTGCTCGATTGCGGTATTTTAGCCACGCCACTTACCGACCCGAACATTACCGAAATGCCATTATATTACGAGAACTTTGTGAGTTACATCAGTAAAAACAGCAAGCTTTATAAAAAGAAGGCCGTTGCTGCTGAAGATCTGAATGACGAAAATATCTGGCTTTTAAACGAAGGTCATTGTATGCGCAACCAGGTACTGAACATTTGCCGCTCTACAAAAAACAACAGGCTACAAGGACTGGAATACAATACAGGTAGTGTAGAAACCCTGGTGCGTATGGTTGATTTAAATGGTGGTGCAACATTGCTTCCTGAGCTGGCCATTGCTGAATTAAATGCAAAGCAGACCAGTAAAATCCGCCACTTTAAATCGCCTGAGCCTGTGCGCGAAATCAGTTTGGTAACCCATAAAAACTTCATTAAGAAACGGATGCTTAATGCTTTAAAAGATGAAATTTTAGAAATTATCCCCAAAGCGATGAAGCAGAAAAAGAAAAAAGATATTGTTGGGATTTAG
- a CDS encoding ABC transporter permease has product MNTSFYIAKRYLFAKKSTNAINLISGISMVGVMVGSAALIIILSVFNGLETVVLSMFDTITPQIAITPVKGKTFDPNTSYFNQLRKDKGVAAFTEVLQENALLKYNNKQAVGMVKGVSLDYLKNTKLDSTIKEGHFILHNRSGDNAVIGSALQSYLAVNTVDPFTELEIYSPKKDIAPSTLNPADDFVVKNIRVSGVFEVQQDFDNGIIVPLNFARELLGEDKKVSAIEINLQPGIDVDDFQKEVIEKAGKDYEVRNQAEQNKSLYHILNTEKWAVYIILTFILIIAIFNIIGSLTMLVIDKVKDVAILSSLGAGKKLIKRIFLFEGMMITMSGCVLGLIIGLIFYYFQHTYGFIKMGDEVNKTLVSSYPIGLKWKDFVLVFVTVGIFSFLASALSSNLSVKQIDQINQTI; this is encoded by the coding sequence GTGAATACATCGTTTTATATTGCCAAAAGGTATCTCTTTGCCAAAAAATCAACCAATGCCATTAACCTGATATCGGGCATATCGATGGTAGGTGTTATGGTGGGTAGCGCTGCATTGATTATTATCCTTTCGGTATTTAACGGTTTAGAAACAGTGGTATTGAGTATGTTCGATACCATTACCCCGCAAATAGCCATTACACCGGTTAAGGGGAAAACTTTTGATCCAAACACAAGCTATTTTAATCAGCTCAGAAAAGATAAAGGTGTTGCCGCTTTTACCGAGGTGCTGCAAGAAAATGCTTTGCTAAAATACAACAACAAACAAGCTGTTGGAATGGTTAAAGGTGTAAGTTTAGACTATTTGAAGAACACTAAATTAGATAGTACCATTAAAGAAGGACATTTTATATTGCATAACAGAAGCGGTGATAACGCGGTAATTGGTTCTGCCTTACAAAGTTATTTGGCAGTAAATACGGTTGATCCCTTTACGGAGCTGGAAATTTATTCGCCAAAGAAAGATATCGCGCCCAGTACCTTAAATCCTGCCGACGATTTTGTGGTAAAGAACATTCGGGTAAGCGGTGTTTTTGAGGTACAGCAAGATTTCGACAATGGCATTATTGTACCATTGAATTTTGCCCGCGAACTTTTAGGCGAAGATAAAAAAGTGTCTGCAATAGAGATCAATCTCCAGCCTGGTATTGATGTAGACGATTTTCAAAAAGAAGTAATCGAAAAAGCAGGTAAAGATTATGAAGTCAGGAATCAGGCCGAGCAAAATAAATCACTCTACCACATTTTAAATACCGAAAAATGGGCCGTATATATTATTCTTACTTTTATTCTGATTATTGCTATATTTAATATCATAGGGTCGTTAACCATGTTAGTAATCGATAAGGTAAAGGATGTAGCCATTCTGAGCAGTTTAGGCGCAGGGAAGAAATTAATCAAACGTATATTTTTATTTGAGGGCATGATGATCACCATGTCTGGCTGTGTGTTGGGCTTAATTATAGGCCTCATATTTTATTATTTTCAGCACACTTATGGTTTTATCAAAATGGGTGATGAAGTAAACAAAACCTTGGTAAGTTCTTATCCAATCGGACTAAAATGGAAAGATTTTGTTTTAGTTTTTGTTACAGTAGGCATCTTCTCATTTTTGGCATCTGCTTTGTCATCCAATTTAAGTGTTAAACAGATAGATCAAATTAATCAAACTATATAA